The following coding sequences lie in one Synechococcus sp. PCC 7336 genomic window:
- a CDS encoding cation:proton antiporter translates to MLVSVLLSLVVIYLASKVMGELCARFNLPAVLGELLGGVLVGGSILHLLVFPEGAIAPGELAELAQSSRVMQLLQSTGGVSAEALGPLFVSQSEVIEFLSELGVIILLFEIGLESDLTELLKVGPQAAAVAVVGVTVPFAIGTLGLLYFFHIPTVAAIFAGAALTATSIGITARVLAELQQLSSGEGQIIIGAAVLDDILGIVILAVVAGLAKTGEVDLANVGIIIVSAVLFLVGAIILGRFLSPYLVSMLDGMQTRGTFLIPGLIVAFVLGYIGQILQLEAILGAFAAGLILAETDKHHEFEEQIKPISDFLTPIFFVVVGAKTNLAVLNPFDPNNGEGLIVASFLVAVAILGKIAAGLGAFGGKKVNRYAIGVGMIPRGEVGLVFAGVGAASGALPPALDSAIIVMVIVTTFVAPLWLRSAFKGGAAEPAVLAEGEAPSLDELKASVVAQDAAAQELEPVEAIAAEAENPGT, encoded by the coding sequence ATGCTGGTCTCTGTTTTGCTTTCTCTCGTAGTCATTTACCTCGCCAGCAAAGTCATGGGCGAGCTGTGCGCTCGGTTTAATTTACCTGCTGTTTTAGGCGAATTGCTCGGTGGCGTCCTGGTGGGCGGCTCGATTCTGCACCTACTGGTCTTTCCGGAAGGGGCGATCGCCCCTGGGGAACTGGCGGAGTTGGCGCAGTCCTCCCGCGTGATGCAATTGCTGCAGTCAACCGGCGGCGTCAGTGCCGAGGCTTTGGGGCCACTGTTTGTCTCCCAATCGGAAGTGATCGAATTTCTGTCGGAATTGGGGGTCATTATTCTGCTGTTCGAGATTGGCTTGGAATCCGATTTGACGGAGCTCTTGAAAGTGGGACCGCAAGCGGCCGCAGTGGCTGTCGTAGGGGTCACAGTTCCTTTTGCGATCGGTACGCTGGGCCTGCTGTATTTCTTTCATATCCCCACAGTGGCCGCCATTTTTGCCGGGGCGGCCCTCACCGCCACCAGTATTGGCATTACCGCCCGCGTCTTGGCAGAACTGCAGCAACTCAGTTCCGGTGAAGGCCAAATCATTATTGGGGCTGCGGTACTCGACGATATCTTGGGCATCGTCATTCTGGCTGTGGTGGCGGGCTTGGCCAAAACTGGCGAGGTGGATTTAGCCAATGTCGGCATCATCATCGTCAGTGCCGTGCTTTTCTTGGTGGGGGCAATTATTCTGGGTCGCTTTCTGTCCCCTTACCTGGTATCAATGCTCGACGGCATGCAAACGCGGGGAACCTTTTTAATTCCAGGACTGATTGTGGCCTTCGTGTTGGGCTATATCGGCCAAATTTTGCAGCTAGAGGCGATTTTGGGGGCGTTTGCTGCCGGCTTGATTTTGGCTGAAACCGACAAGCATCACGAGTTTGAAGAGCAGATCAAACCGATCTCGGATTTTCTCACCCCCATCTTTTTTGTGGTTGTGGGTGCTAAGACCAATTTGGCAGTGCTCAATCCCTTCGATCCCAATAATGGCGAAGGCTTAATCGTAGCTTCATTCCTCGTGGCTGTTGCCATCCTCGGTAAGATTGCGGCTGGCTTGGGGGCGTTTGGCGGGAAGAAGGTGAATCGCTATGCCATCGGCGTGGGGATGATTCCCCGGGGCGAAGTGGGTTTAGTATTTGCCGGTGTGGGGGCCGCTAGCGGAGCGCTACCTCCTGCCCTAGATTCCGCCATTATTGTGATGGTTATTGTGACCACCTTTGTCGCACCCTTATGGCTGCGCTCGGCCTTTAAGGGCGGGGCCGCCGAGCCTGCAGTGCTGGCTGAAGGGGAAGCTCCGTCACTCGACGAGTTGAAGGCTTCTGTGGTGGCTCAGGATGCGGCAGCGCAAGAGTTGGAGCCGGTTGAGGCGATCGCCGCCGAAGCTGAGAATCCGGGCACTTAG
- a CDS encoding urease accessory protein UreF has product MSPIGDRPAIDPLLWLLQISDSALPIGSYSHSWGLETAIQGDRIVSAEQARQYLAGLLHQAIAPQEGAACALAHAYALRHDDRAFIALQAHLTAARWAEEPLKASLDLGQRLHRWAQSTWNLSCPETESLHHCAAFGWLCAEAGVGGADAVRAYLLGSMTNLVSAAVRLIPLGHSCGQQVLAQLHSEIAAVVPNCLAAESGDRLHNFAPLLERDCQAHRHLYTRLFQS; this is encoded by the coding sequence TTGTCTCCGATAGGCGATCGCCCGGCCATCGATCCACTGTTGTGGCTGCTGCAGATCTCGGATTCTGCTTTGCCGATTGGCAGCTATTCCCATTCGTGGGGGCTAGAGACGGCTATTCAGGGCGATCGCATTGTGTCGGCGGAGCAAGCTCGACAGTATCTCGCGGGGCTGCTCCATCAGGCGATCGCCCCCCAGGAGGGGGCTGCCTGCGCTCTGGCTCACGCCTATGCCCTCCGCCACGACGATCGCGCTTTTATTGCCTTGCAGGCCCACCTCACCGCCGCCCGCTGGGCCGAAGAACCTTTGAAGGCCAGCTTGGATTTGGGGCAACGCTTGCACCGCTGGGCGCAGTCCACTTGGAACTTGTCTTGTCCCGAAACTGAGTCGCTGCATCACTGTGCAGCCTTTGGCTGGTTGTGTGCGGAGGCAGGTGTCGGAGGTGCGGACGCAGTTCGAGCTTATTTGCTCGGTTCGATGACAAATTTAGTTTCGGCGGCAGTGCGACTGATTCCGTTGGGACATTCTTGCGGGCAGCAGGTGTTGGCTCAATTGCACAGCGAGATTGCGGCGGTTGTGCCCAACTGTTTGGCGGCGGAGTCTGGCGATCGCCTGCATAACTTCGCTCCTCTGCTGGAGCGGGACTGCCAAGCCCACCGGCATCTCTACACCCGTCTGTTTCAGTCTTGA